The Thermobifida halotolerans sequence AACATCCAGGTGCGGCACCTGGGCGGCGCGCTCGCCGAGCCCCGGCCCGGCGCCGGTGCGCGCGGCCCGCTCACCGAGCCCTACCTGGTGCACCTGCTGGGTCTGGGCCTGCCGCGCCTGCGGCAGGCCGTGGCCTCCCGCAGGGCCGAGCTGGTCGAGGCGCTCGGTGCCCGGGCGGGCGGACCCAAGCCCTACACCTTCCTGGTACCGGGTGAGCGGGCGGCGGACGCCTTCGACGCCCAGACCCTGGAGCGGCTGCGCGCCGTCAAGCGCTCCCGCGACCCGCACGGGGTGTTCCGGGCGAACTTCTCGGTCCTGCGCTGAGCGCAGGAGGCCGCCGGTGCGCCCGCCGGCGGCCCGGTTCCCGCGGGTCCGCACCGGTGTGGCAGCGTGGGCACGGCACACCGGTCCCGTCGACGAGGAACCTTCTCCATGGACATCGAGGCACTGCGCAGGGACACCCCCGGGTGCGCCCACAGGGTGCACCTGAACAACGCCGGGGCGGGACTGCTGTCCGAGCAGACGCTGCGGGCGATGACCTCCCACCTGGAACTGGAGGCCGCCATCGGTGGCTACGAGGCCGCCGACCGGGAGGCGGAGCGCATCGGCGCCGTCTACGCCGACATCGCCGAACTCGTGGGCGGACGGGCCGAGGAGGTGGCGCTGTTCGACAGCGCCACCCGCGCGTGGAGTGCCGCGTTCTCCGCCGTGGCCCTCAGCCCGGGCGACCGGATCCTGACCTGCCGGGCCGAGTACGGCAGCAACGCGCTGGCCTACCTGCGGGCCGCCCGGCGCACCGGCGTCGAGATCGTCGTGGTCCCCGACGACGAGTCGGGGCAGATCGACACCGCCGCGCTGGCCGACCTGGTCGACGAGCGCACCAGGCTGGTCGCGGTCAGCCACGTCCCCACCAGCGGCGGACTCATCACCCCGGTCGCCGAGATCGGCCGGATCACCCGGGCCGCCGGAGTTCCCTTCCTGCTGGACGCCACCCAGTCGGTGGGGCAGTTCCCGGTCGACGTCGACCGGATCGGCTGCGACATGCTCTGCGCCACCGGCCGCAAGTTCCTGCGCGGGCCGCGCGGCACCGGTTTTCTGTGGGTGCGCACCGAGGCGCTGGAGTACCTGGAGCCCCACGCCGTCTCTTTGAAGGCCGCCACCTGGGACGGCGGGCGCGGCTTCACCTGGAACGGCGGCGCGCGGCGCTTCGAGACCTGGGAGATGAGCCCCTCCAACGTCCTGGGCCTGGGCGCGGCCGTGCGCCAGGCCCTCGGCGTGGGGCTGGACCGGATCGGTCGGCGATCCGTCGCGCTCGGCGCCCGCCTGCGTGAGCGTCTCGACGCCGTGGCGGGCCTGGCCACCCACGATCTGGGGCGGCAGCGGTGCGCCATCGTCACCGCCACGGTCGCCTCCCTGCCCGCCGCCGACGTCGCCGCCGCGCTCGCCCGCCACGGCGTCAACGTCTCGGTCACCGCCGCCGACCACACGCCGTTCGACACCGAGCGGCGCGGTCTGCCTCCGCTGGTGCGGTTCTCCCCGCACTACTACAACACCGAGGCCGAACTCGACCGGGCGGTCGAGGTCGTCGCCGCGCTCGCCCGCACGGCCGCCTGAGTCACCGGTGCGGTCCGTCGACGGTTCGGCGGGCCCGGGGCACGGACCCGAACTCGGCCTTGCGCGGCGGGCGGCTGTTCTTTCCCCGTGGGGCGGGGAGGTCGGGCCGCGGACGCGGTCTGCGGGGGTGGCCCTGCTTGAGTCGGCGGCGGGCGGGAACAACCCTGGAGACCATGACCACCCGACCGCGTGCCCGCCGAATGCGGGTCCTGGAGGCGGAGCCGATACGCACCGCGCGGCTGCGCCTGGACCCGCTGCGTGTCGACGACGCCGCCGAGATGGCCGAGGCGCTGGCCGACCCGGCCCTGTACCGCTTCCTCGGCGGTGAGCCGCCCGACGAGGAGCGGCTGCGCGAGCGCTATGCCGACCTGGTCGCGGGCGCGGAGGAGCCGGGGGTGTCCTGGTGCACCTGGACGGTGCGCCAGGCCGCGGACGGTCGGGCCGTGGGCATGGTGCAGGCCGTCGTCGGTCCCGACGTGGGCGGGATGCGCGCCGTCATCTCCTGGATGGTGGGCACGGCCTGGCAGCGCCGCGGATACGCCGCCGAGGCGTCGCGCGCCCTGATGGGGTGGTTGCGCGAGCGGGGTGTGGGCACCGTCACCGCGCACATCGACCCGCGCAACGCGCCGTCGGCCGCGGTGGCCCGCTCCCTCGGCCTGGCGCCCAGCGGAGGCGACCACCACGGCGAGGACGTGTGGACCGACCGTCCCCGCCGCACCTGACCCCGCCCTCGCGGGGTTTGCGGACAGCGCCGCTCCCGGTGTCCGAAAATCCCGCCGCCGCGTCAGGTCTTCCACTGGGGCCTTGGCGAGCTGGGAAAACGTGGGGGGTGTGTGTCCGAAACCCCGCGGGGGCCAAGGCGGGGGCGGGGTGCGGGGCGGCCGGTGACCGTAAAAAGGGCGGGCGCCCACCGGGCGGACTTGGCAGAATCGGCGGCATGTCGACGCGCGAACTCACCATCCTGGGCACCGCCAGCGCGGTTCCGACCAAGCGGCGCGGACACAACGGCTACTTCCTGCGCTGGGACGCCCACGGCATCCTGTTCGACCCCGGTGAGGGCACCCAGCGGCAGATGCGGCACGCGGGCCTGGCCGCGCACGACATCACCCGCATCTGCGTCACCCACTTCCACGGCGACCACAGCCTGGGTCTGCCCGGGGTGGTGCAGCGCATCGCCCGCGACCGCGTCGACCACCCGGTGCGGGTGGCCTACCCCGGGCAGGCCCAGGCCTACTGGGAGCGGCTGCGGCACGCCACCTCCTTCGTCGACACCGACGTCGTGGAGGCCCAGCCCGTGGCCGGGCAGGAGGCGGTCGTGGCGGGGGAGGAGGACCTGGTGGTCACCGCGCTGCCGCTGCACCACTCGATCCCCACCTACGGCTACCGGATCGCCGAACCCGACAGTGTGCGGATGCTGGCCGACCGGCTCGCCGAGCGCGGGATCCGCGGTCCGGCGGTGGGCCGGCTCAAGGCCGAGGGGTTCGTGGTGGACGCGGCGGGGCGGCGCGTGGAGTTGGCCGACCACAGCGTCCCCAGGCGAGGGCAGGTGTTCGCGTTCGTGATGGACACCGGCCTGTGCGACAACGCGATCCGGTTGGCCGAGGGCGCCGACCTGCTGGTGATCGAGGCGACCTTTCTCGACGCCGATGCCGACCTGGCCGAACGCTACCGGCACCTGACCGCCGCGCAGGCCGGATACGTCGCCGCGCGCGCCGGGGTGCGCCGCGTGGTGCTGACCCACATCTCCGAACGCTACGGCAGCGACGACGACGCGCGGTTCGTGGCGGAGGCCGCCGAGCACTTCGACGGCGACATCGTGCTGGCCGAGGACCTGGCGCGGGTCGCGGTGCCGCGCCGCGTCTGAGGCGGATCCGGCACGCGGGAACGGAGTCCCCGGCGGGCGAGGCGACGGTCGGGGGCGCTTCGGTGGTCCTTGACCGGCAGCGTGCGGGGCGGGTAGACACGGGTGCGGGTCACAGCCGGTGACGGCCGGTCGTCGGCTCGCGTGCACGGCGTGCACGCCCGTCGCGGCCGTGGACCCCGCTGCCCCGTGCCCCGGGCGGCGACGCCGCGCCGCCCGCCGTGTCCGGCGGCGTCGCCGATCCGGCCGTGCGGCGTGCTCTCCTGTCGTCTCACCGAAGGACTCATCACCGTGGGTAGAAGATCCCTGTCGCGTCTGCTGGCACGCAGGCCCAGCCGCGCTGTCGCCACCGCCGCCGCCGTGGCCGTGCTCACCGCGGGAGGCGCCGCCGCGGTGACGTTCGGTGACCTGGACGCCTCCGCCGACCAGGCGGTCAGCGCCGCCGTCATCCCCGAAGCCCCGCCGATCGGGCAGGCCTCGGCCGCGCCGCTGGACGAGCGGGAACGCCAGCGGGCCACCCAGGTGCGCGAGGAGGCCGTGGCCGACGGGGTGCGCACCGCCCGGGTCGACGCGGCGGCGGCCCAGCAGGCCCCCGCCGCCTCCGAGGCCGGGCAGGAGGGCGCCTCCGGGCAGGCGGGACAGTGCGAGGCGTCCATGTACGGTGATCCGCAGCCCACCGCCTCGGGGGAGACCTTCGACCCGACGGCGCTGACCGCGGCGCACAAGACCCTGCCGTTCGGCACCATGGTCGAGGTCACCAACATCGCCG is a genomic window containing:
- a CDS encoding GNAT family N-acetyltransferase, whose translation is MTTRPRARRMRVLEAEPIRTARLRLDPLRVDDAAEMAEALADPALYRFLGGEPPDEERLRERYADLVAGAEEPGVSWCTWTVRQAADGRAVGMVQAVVGPDVGGMRAVISWMVGTAWQRRGYAAEASRALMGWLRERGVGTVTAHIDPRNAPSAAVARSLGLAPSGGDHHGEDVWTDRPRRT
- a CDS encoding ribonuclease Z; the protein is MSTRELTILGTASAVPTKRRGHNGYFLRWDAHGILFDPGEGTQRQMRHAGLAAHDITRICVTHFHGDHSLGLPGVVQRIARDRVDHPVRVAYPGQAQAYWERLRHATSFVDTDVVEAQPVAGQEAVVAGEEDLVVTALPLHHSIPTYGYRIAEPDSVRMLADRLAERGIRGPAVGRLKAEGFVVDAAGRRVELADHSVPRRGQVFAFVMDTGLCDNAIRLAEGADLLVIEATFLDADADLAERYRHLTAAQAGYVAARAGVRRVVLTHISERYGSDDDARFVAEAAEHFDGDIVLAEDLARVAVPRRV
- a CDS encoding aminotransferase class V-fold PLP-dependent enzyme yields the protein MDIEALRRDTPGCAHRVHLNNAGAGLLSEQTLRAMTSHLELEAAIGGYEAADREAERIGAVYADIAELVGGRAEEVALFDSATRAWSAAFSAVALSPGDRILTCRAEYGSNALAYLRAARRTGVEIVVVPDDESGQIDTAALADLVDERTRLVAVSHVPTSGGLITPVAEIGRITRAAGVPFLLDATQSVGQFPVDVDRIGCDMLCATGRKFLRGPRGTGFLWVRTEALEYLEPHAVSLKAATWDGGRGFTWNGGARRFETWEMSPSNVLGLGAAVRQALGVGLDRIGRRSVALGARLRERLDAVAGLATHDLGRQRCAIVTATVASLPAADVAAALARHGVNVSVTAADHTPFDTERRGLPPLVRFSPHYYNTEAELDRAVEVVAALARTAA
- a CDS encoding septal ring lytic transglycosylase RlpA family protein, whose amino-acid sequence is MGRRSLSRLLARRPSRAVATAAAVAVLTAGGAAAVTFGDLDASADQAVSAAVIPEAPPIGQASAAPLDERERQRATQVREEAVADGVRTARVDAAAAQQAPAASEAGQEGASGQAGQCEASMYGDPQPTASGETFDPTALTAAHKTLPFGTMVEVTNIADGRSVTVRINDRGPYVAGRCLDLSTAAFSAIASPSQGVIQVSWKVVD